In one window of Camelina sativa cultivar DH55 chromosome 15, Cs, whole genome shotgun sequence DNA:
- the LOC104748929 gene encoding U-box domain-containing protein 34-like → MYRHSVLAGTLHYIDPEYHRTGTIRPKSDLYAFGITILQLLTARQPGGLVPAVENAVKKGTLTEMLDKSVTDWPLAETEELARIGLKCAEFRCRDRPDLKSEVIPALKRLVETANSKTKKEGSNLRAPSHYFCPILREIMQEPEIAADGFTYEKQAILAWLEKHNISPVTRQKLDHFKLTPNHTLRSAIHDWKSRFRFSNDIVNITG, encoded by the exons ATGTACCGACACTCGGTCCTTGCTGGTACATTGCATTACATTGATCCGGAATACCATCGAACCGGAACGATTAGACCAAAATCGGATCTTTACGCGTTTGGCATAACCATTCTTCAGCTGTTGACGGCTCGTCAGCCGGGGGGGCTTGTACCAGCGGTCGAAAACGCGGTAAAGAAAGGAACGTTAACCGAAATGCTAGATAAATCGGTTACCGATTGGCCTTTGGCAGAAACCGAAGAGTTGGCTCGGATTGGTTTAAAATGTGCGGAATTTCGATGCCGAGATAGACCGGATCTTAAATCGGAAGTTATACCGGCTTTGAAACGGCTTGTGGAGACAGCCAATtcgaaaacaaagaaagaaggaagcaaTTTACGAGCACCTAGTCATTACTTCTGTCCAATCTTACGG GAGATAATGCAGGAGCCAGAGATAGCAGCAGATGGATTCACGTACGAGAAGCAAGCGATCTTAGCGTGGCTCGAGAAACATAACATTTCACCAGTGACTCGACAAAAGCTCGACCACTTCAAGCTCACACCAAACCATACACTCCGGTCTGCGATTCACGATTGGAAATCAAGATTCCGGTTTTCTAATGACATTGTCAATATAACTGGCTAA
- the LOC104747874 gene encoding U-box domain-containing protein 34-like: MVVMLTQEMSGGQKAKEGQLFVAVAVKGLIGDKFGGAGSRRAVRWALDNLSPKADRFVLVHVIPTITSIPTPSGERLPVEEVEERVVEMYVRDVKKEFETVFVPFLKMCKASSTKCQVETLLLEYDDPAKALLRFTSKSGVNSLVMGSFSSNIFTRRSKGSGVPLTVLKYVPETCEVYIVCKDRITTKSMDTLIIGEPCTSPSSAVTSHDFLRNWAASYHTLRSQTLSDPRQSTEAGTRRSASAKELKLDALSLLNNRPQMSPSSKASSATIFQKIVRRRGGSDIPQLNYSDFDETCMEPQSNLEKNVSKQQSSDSPSATSRKSKKVEIEAEVERLKKELQSTVGKYKQACEELYSTQNKVQMLSTECSKGARRVTSAVEKEELQRKTATLEKERHMKAVKEVEAAKALLAREFCQRQIAEVNALKTYLEKKKVIDQLLGTDHRYRKYTIDEIVTATEGFSPEKVIGEGGYGKVYRCSLDSTPAAVKVVRLDTPEKKQEFLKEVEVLSQLRHPHVVLLLGACPENGCLVYEYLENGSLEEYIFHRNNKPPLPWFIRFRVIFEVACGLAFLHSSKPQPIVHRDLKPGNILLNRNYVSKIADVGLAKLVTDVAPDNVTMYRHSVLAGTLHYIDPEYHRTGTIRPKSDLYAFGITILQLLTARQPGGLVPAVENAVKKGTLTEMLDKSVTDWPLAETEELARIGLKCAEFRCRDRPDLKSEVIPALKRLVETANSKTKKEGSNLRAPSHYFCPILREIMQEPEIAADGFTYEKQAILAWLEKHNISPVTRQKLDHFKLTPNHTLRSAIHDWKSRFRFSNDIVNITG; the protein is encoded by the exons ATGGTGGTGATGCTGACGCAAGAAATGAGTGGTGGTCAAAAGGCGAAAGAGGGTCAGTTGTTTGTGGCGGTGGCCGTGAAGGGTTTGATCGGAGACAAATTTGGCGGCGCAGGAAGTCGCCGTGCCGTACGgtgggccctcgataatctttCACCTAAGGCTGATAGGTTCGTGTTGGTTCACGTCATCCCCACAATTACTTCTATTCCTACCCCTT CCGGAGAGAGATTACCGGTGGAGGAAGTGGAGGAGAGAGTGGTGGAAATGTATGTGAGGGATGtgaaaaaagaatttgaaacGGTCTTTGTACCCTTCTTGAAAATGTGTAAGGCTAGTAGTACCAAG TGTCAGGTAGAGACTCTATTGCTAGAGTACGACGATCCTGCCAAAGCACTTCTCAGATTCACATCCAAATCAGGAGTTAACAGTTTGGTTATGGGATCGTTCTCTTCAAACATATTCACACG GAGATCAAAAGGTTCAGGAGTACCATTGACTGTCTTAAAATACGTACCAGAAACATGTGAAGTATACATTGTGTGTAAAGACAGAATCACTACAAAATCTATGGATACATTAATTATCGGAG AGCCGTGCACAAGTCCGTCCTCAGCCGTGACGTCCCATGACTTCCTGAGAAACTGGGCGGCTAGTTACCACACTCTACGGTCTCAAACGTTATCCGATCCTCGACAATCCACAG AGGCAGGCACGAGGAGGTCAGCATCAGCCAAAGAGCTGAAGTTAGATGCATTAAGCCTCCTTAATAATAGACCACAAATGTCTCCAAGTAGTAAGGCGTCTAGTGCAACAATATTTCAAAAGATTGTAAGGCGGCGTGGAGGATCCGATATACCGCAGCTAAATTACTCAGATTTTGATGAGACTTGTATGGAACCCCAATCGAATCTTGAGAAAAACGTTAGCAAACAGCAAAGCTCAGATTCGCCATCCGCAACATCTAGaaaatcaaagaag GTTGAGATTGAAGCAGAGGTCGAGCGTTTGAAGAAGGAGTTACAAAGTACAGTCGGTAAATATAAACAAGCTTGTGAAGAGCTTTACTCCACACAAaacaag GTTCAAATGCTTTCCACTGAATGTTCAAAAGGCGCAAGACGAGTGACCAGTGCTGTGGAGAAAGAAGAATTGCAGAGGAAAACAGCAACGCTGGAGAAAGAGCGGCACATGAAGGCGGTGAAAGAGGTAGAAGCCGCGAAAGCGTTGCTTGCAAGAGAGTTTTGTCAGCGACAGATCGCGGAGGTGAATGCTTTAAAGACttacttggagaagaagaaagtgatcGATCAGCTTTTAGGAACCGATCACCGGTACAGGAAATACACAATAGATGAGATCGTAACAGCCACCGAGGGATTCTCACCGGAAAAAGTGATTGGAGAAGGAGGATACGGCAAAGTTTACCGTTGTAGTCTTGATAGCACTCCAGCAGCTGTTAAGGTTGTCCGGCTAGATACACCGGAGAAGAAACAGGAGTTCTTGAAGGAG GTTGAGGTTCTAAGCCAACTCCGACATCCACACGTGGTTCTTCTCCTCGGAGCTTGTCCGGAGAATGGTTGTTTGGTTTACGAGTATTTGGAGAATGGTAGCCTCGAGGAATATATATTTCACAGGAATAATAAACCGCCTTTGCCTTGGTTTATCCGGTTTAGGGTTATTTTCGAGGTAGCTTGCGGTTTAGCCTTCTTGCACAGCTCTAAACCGCAACCAATTGTTCATCGCGACTTAAAACCGGGGAATATCTTGTTAAACCGGAACTACGTGAGCAAAATTGCTGACGTGGGATTAGCCAAGCTGGTTACGGATGTTGCACCGGATAATGTCACGATGTACCGACACTCGGTTCTTGCTGGTACATTGCATTACATTGATCCGGAGTACCATCGAACCGGAACGATTAGACCAAAATCGGATCTTTACGCGTTTGGCATAACCATTCTTCAGCTGTTGACGGCTCGTCAGCCGGGGGGGCTTGTACCAGCGGTCGAAAACGCGGTAAAGAAAGGAACGTTAACCGAAATGCTAGATAAATCGGTTACCGATTGGCCTTTGGCAGAAACCGAAGAGTTGGCTCGGATTGGTTTAAAATGTGCGGAATTTCGATGCCGAGATAGACCGGATCTTAAATCGGAAGTTATACCGGCTTTGAAACGGCTTGTGGAGACAGCCAATtcgaaaacaaagaaagaaggaagcaaTTTACGAGCACCTAGTCATTACTTCTGTCCAATCTTACGG GAGATAATGCAGGAGCCAGAGATAGCAGCAGATGGATTCACGTACGAGAAGCAAGCGATCTTAGCGTGGCTCGAGAAACACAACATTTCACCAGTGACTCGACAAAAGCTCGACCACTTCAAGCTCACACCAAACCATACACTCCGGTCTGCGATTCACGATTGGAAATCAAGATTCCGGTTTTCTAATGACATTGTCAATATAACTGGCTAA